In a genomic window of Flavobacterium sp. KACC 22761:
- a CDS encoding M1 family aminopeptidase, with the protein MKILRSFFVFFIITTIGFSQSKPKENFIVENGVSEQLAQFRKKQISDLHYTLFFEIPNQKTENINSQLFVNLNLSDLSQPLILDFKEKTSNLKTVEANGKKLEIVHENGHVVIPVSALVSGKNTISISFIAGNLSLNRNDDFLYTLLVPDRASTLFPCFDQPDIKATYKLSLSVPKDWSVLAGADVVEKLEKGDFTTYTFGESDKMSTYLFSFVAGKFKSVIQKPGMEMTFLYRENNPEKIKMSTDTIFNLHQQSLDFLEKYTNYKFPFQKLDFASIPVFQYGGMEHVGAIQYRESTLFLDNSATDSEKLNRAKLIAHETSHMWFGDLVTMKWFDDVWMKEVFANFMADKIMNPIFPKINHNLQFFSTHYASAYAEDRSLGTHPIRQHLANLKDAGSLYGAMIYNKAPIMMRQLEASMGAAAFQKGIQKYIQKYANDNADWNNLVEILDAETPLDMKKWSEVWVNKSGRAIFSDKIEYDAKNRIKKFEIFQKAEDKSNNIWPQIFQIGLVYSKEVKVLLVNIKDKNLMVKEAIGLEKPLTIIYNYNGFGYGVFPLDGNNLNVISTLKDEVARASAYSNLYENTLIGNISPEKAFDCFFKGIQTEENELVLRIVSNNLNTIYWRFFTEKQQNKVQKQLEDILNERLQTNLSANIKKTLFGLFSSIAYSDSAKAKLYQIWNKEIVIQNLKLNEDDFTNMAMNLAIFKHEKADEILEKTRTTITNPDKKKRFEFLLPSLSKDESVRSAFIESLKDDANREKEAWVSVGLANVNHPLRQESAQKYIRFSLDLVEEIQRTGDIFFPKDWIDNTVGRYSSKYAFDEVQRFLKENPNFSPILKRKLFMATDLLYKAQNIKKETE; encoded by the coding sequence AGAAAACTTCTAATCTAAAAACGGTTGAAGCAAACGGAAAAAAACTCGAAATTGTTCATGAAAACGGACATGTTGTAATTCCGGTTTCAGCTTTGGTTTCAGGAAAAAACACAATTTCAATTTCATTTATAGCTGGAAATTTATCTTTAAATCGAAATGATGATTTTCTATACACTTTATTAGTTCCGGATCGTGCGAGTACTTTATTTCCGTGTTTTGATCAGCCTGATATCAAAGCGACTTATAAATTGAGTCTTTCTGTGCCAAAAGATTGGTCGGTTTTGGCTGGAGCCGATGTTGTAGAGAAACTTGAGAAAGGAGATTTTACAACATATACTTTCGGAGAATCAGATAAAATGAGTACGTATTTATTTTCATTTGTGGCAGGAAAATTTAAAAGTGTTATACAGAAACCAGGTATGGAAATGACGTTTTTATACCGCGAAAATAATCCTGAAAAGATAAAAATGAGCACTGATACAATTTTTAATCTGCATCAGCAATCATTAGATTTTTTAGAAAAATATACCAATTATAAATTTCCTTTTCAGAAGTTGGATTTTGCTTCAATTCCGGTTTTTCAATATGGTGGAATGGAGCATGTTGGCGCAATTCAGTACCGAGAATCGACTTTGTTTTTAGATAACAGCGCAACCGACAGCGAAAAATTAAACCGAGCAAAATTAATCGCACACGAAACTTCGCATATGTGGTTTGGTGACTTGGTTACGATGAAATGGTTTGATGATGTTTGGATGAAAGAGGTTTTTGCCAACTTCATGGCCGATAAAATCATGAACCCGATTTTTCCGAAAATCAATCATAATCTACAGTTTTTTAGTACGCATTATGCCAGCGCTTACGCGGAAGATCGATCGTTGGGAACACATCCAATTCGACAGCATTTGGCGAATTTGAAAGATGCCGGTTCGCTTTATGGCGCGATGATTTACAACAAAGCGCCAATTATGATGCGTCAGTTAGAAGCTTCGATGGGGGCAGCAGCTTTTCAAAAAGGAATTCAAAAATACATTCAGAAATACGCCAACGACAATGCCGATTGGAACAATTTGGTGGAAATTCTGGATGCTGAAACGCCTTTGGATATGAAGAAATGGAGCGAAGTTTGGGTAAACAAATCGGGAAGAGCTATTTTCTCAGATAAAATTGAATATGATGCTAAAAACAGAATCAAGAAGTTTGAAATTTTTCAAAAGGCTGAAGATAAATCTAATAATATTTGGCCTCAGATTTTTCAGATTGGTTTAGTTTATTCCAAAGAAGTAAAAGTTTTATTGGTCAATATTAAAGATAAAAACCTGATGGTAAAAGAAGCTATCGGACTCGAAAAACCGCTTACTATTATTTACAATTATAATGGTTTTGGATACGGTGTTTTTCCGCTTGACGGCAATAATTTAAATGTTATTTCTACTTTAAAAGATGAGGTTGCAAGAGCTTCGGCATATAGTAATCTTTATGAAAATACGCTGATTGGAAATATTTCGCCAGAGAAGGCATTTGATTGTTTTTTTAAAGGAATCCAAACGGAAGAAAATGAATTGGTTTTACGAATTGTTTCTAATAATCTGAATACTATTTATTGGAGATTCTTCACAGAAAAACAACAAAATAAAGTTCAGAAACAGCTTGAAGATATTTTGAATGAACGTTTGCAAACCAATTTATCAGCCAATATCAAAAAGACATTATTCGGATTGTTTAGTTCGATTGCGTATTCAGATTCGGCGAAAGCCAAATTATATCAGATTTGGAATAAAGAAATTGTGATTCAGAATTTGAAATTGAACGAAGACGATTTTACCAATATGGCAATGAATCTGGCCATTTTCAAACATGAAAAAGCCGATGAAATTTTAGAGAAAACAAGAACGACAATCACAAATCCGGATAAAAAGAAGCGATTTGAATTTTTGCTTCCATCCTTATCAAAAGACGAATCTGTTCGATCTGCCTTTATAGAATCGTTAAAAGACGATGCCAATCGTGAAAAAGAGGCGTGGGTTTCTGTGGGATTGGCAAATGTAAATCATCCGCTTCGTCAGGAAAGTGCGCAAAAATATATCAGATTTTCACTAGATTTGGTAGAAGAAATTCAGCGTACGGGAGATATTTTCTTTCCGAAAGACTGGATCGATAATACAGTTGGAAGATATTCGTCGAAATATGCTTTTGATGAAGTACAGCGATTCTTGAAAGAAAACCCTAATTTTAGTCCGATCTTGAAACGTAAATTGTTCATGGCGACGGATTTGCTTTATAAAGCACAAAACATTAAAAAAGAAACCGAATGA
- a CDS encoding DUF58 domain-containing protein, which translates to MKIESEIEKVSSFQHLEMLANQVVEGFISGMHKSPFHGFSAEFAEHKVYNAGESTKHIDWKLFAKTDRLYTKRFEEETNLRCHLIVDNSSSMHYPELKSNQPFYEKKIGFAVLASAVLMNILKKQRDAVGLSVFSDKYEYYAPEKGSDRHHRMLLNKLEELLVQPKVKKTTDTITYLHQIAEKMHRRSMIILFTDMFQTEDEEKLFNALQHLKHNKHKVVLFHVVDSQTEMKFDFDNAPRKFIDLESGEEVSIFADNVKEEYEKRVESYFKNLALTCAKNQIKYVPVNVGDNFEKILTTYLVEKQNFG; encoded by the coding sequence ATGAAAATTGAATCGGAAATAGAGAAAGTCTCGAGTTTTCAGCATCTTGAAATGCTGGCAAATCAGGTTGTGGAAGGTTTTATATCCGGAATGCACAAGAGTCCGTTTCATGGATTTTCAGCCGAATTTGCCGAGCATAAAGTCTATAACGCAGGCGAAAGCACCAAACATATCGATTGGAAATTATTTGCCAAAACGGATCGTTTGTACACAAAACGTTTTGAGGAAGAAACCAATTTACGTTGTCATTTGATTGTCGATAATTCGTCATCGATGCATTATCCTGAACTCAAATCAAATCAGCCTTTTTATGAAAAGAAGATTGGTTTTGCGGTTTTGGCTTCGGCAGTTTTAATGAATATTTTAAAGAAACAGCGCGATGCTGTTGGTTTGAGCGTTTTCTCAGATAAATACGAATATTATGCTCCGGAAAAAGGAAGTGACCGTCACCACCGAATGCTTTTGAATAAATTGGAAGAATTATTAGTTCAGCCAAAAGTCAAAAAAACGACCGACACGATTACCTATCTGCACCAAATAGCAGAGAAAATGCATCGCCGTTCTATGATTATTTTGTTTACCGATATGTTTCAAACGGAAGATGAAGAGAAATTATTCAACGCTTTACAGCATTTAAAACACAACAAACATAAAGTAGTTTTGTTTCATGTGGTTGATAGTCAAACTGAAATGAAGTTTGATTTTGATAATGCACCAAGAAAATTCATTGATTTAGAATCGGGAGAAGAGGTTTCAATTTTTGCCGATAATGTAAAAGAAGAATATGAAAAAAGGGTAGAATCTTATTTTAAAAACCTGGCTTTAACCTGTGCAAAGAACCAAATTAAGTACGTTCCGGTAAATGTAGGCGATAATTTTGAAAAAATATTGACTACATATTTAGTTGAAAAACAAAACTTTGGGTGA
- a CDS encoding AraC family transcriptional regulator — translation MEQSTFKIDKYYIKKVDADKKSIYCHHDIMGELLVPTHKHNKAQMLYAEGDVVFVTTETKSYFLPARHFIWIPAGLEHSIEPKSEHVMMRNLYFPVEKNEDDFYKSEGIYPVNNLLLQMMMFTNQWNGDLKKGSPSFVIAKAIKAILPQICHTNLPLELPQPKDKRLGKILRHIENNLGEAILFADVAHEFGFSERSLYRLFQKDLKMSFIQYYTIRRILKAIELLLERKLSVKEVALEVGYNSVPTFSNTFFKILGQRPSDYLNGEEILERGK, via the coding sequence ATGGAACAATCAACATTCAAAATAGATAAATATTACATCAAGAAAGTAGATGCTGATAAAAAAAGCATTTACTGCCATCATGATATAATGGGAGAATTGCTGGTTCCAACACATAAACACAACAAGGCGCAAATGTTATATGCGGAGGGTGATGTAGTTTTTGTGACAACTGAAACGAAATCGTATTTTTTGCCTGCAAGACATTTTATTTGGATTCCTGCTGGATTAGAGCATAGTATTGAGCCGAAGTCGGAACACGTGATGATGCGAAATTTATATTTTCCAGTTGAAAAAAATGAAGATGATTTTTACAAAAGTGAAGGCATTTATCCGGTAAACAATTTATTGCTTCAAATGATGATGTTTACTAATCAATGGAACGGAGATTTGAAAAAGGGAAGTCCTAGTTTTGTCATTGCGAAAGCCATAAAGGCGATTCTTCCTCAAATATGTCATACGAATTTACCTTTAGAACTCCCTCAGCCCAAAGATAAACGATTAGGCAAAATTCTTCGACATATAGAAAATAATCTTGGAGAAGCTATTCTTTTTGCTGATGTGGCTCATGAATTTGGCTTTAGCGAACGCTCTTTGTATCGCTTATTTCAAAAAGATCTCAAGATGTCTTTTATTCAATATTACACCATTCGAAGAATTCTTAAAGCGATTGAACTTTTATTAGAAAGAAAACTTTCAGTAAAAGAGGTAGCTCTAGAAGTTGGGTATAATAGTGTTCCGACCTTTAGTAACACTTTTTTCAAGATTTTAGGACAAAGACCTTCCGATTACTTAAATGGAGAAGAGATTTTGGAACGTGGTAAATAG
- a CDS encoding TolC family protein: protein MVLVFNSLHAQEVHTVSLQEAMKLAKENNKKVLKSQLEITLAEQNIKERKELRLPDVQLNGMYSRITNITEFKGSGFLKDKEVTPAIPEIYEVNSTFKMPIYVGNKINNAIKIANQENEIAKIKSEKTENDIELEVVANYLAIYKMMELQKIFEENIKEEKSRLKEVQSLQKHGTVTKNEVIRAELQLSDRELNALTNSKNIKIALHDLKTLIQIPENEEIAIDTTSSLDEMNGVDPYDFYLSKAMQNEEMRIASQELNISKTELQLVKGNYLPTVDFFGNYGFYYPNYKFFPPNPYLYTLGQVGIEARFDLSSLYKNKTKVAKASTKIDMQKMQTEIIKEEIQDQLYKEHTQYEEILEKFVVVDKALDLAEENYRIVKLKYLNQLVLITEMVDADNALLQAKYNKISTRLDAVLKHYEMMHTAGIMPQS from the coding sequence ATGGTTTTAGTATTCAATAGTTTACATGCTCAGGAAGTTCATACGGTTTCTTTACAAGAAGCGATGAAACTGGCGAAGGAAAACAACAAAAAAGTCCTTAAGTCTCAACTGGAGATTACGCTCGCCGAGCAAAACATCAAAGAAAGAAAAGAACTTAGATTACCAGATGTACAACTAAACGGGATGTACTCTAGAATTACCAACATTACAGAATTTAAAGGAAGTGGTTTCTTAAAAGATAAAGAAGTTACGCCTGCAATTCCTGAAATCTACGAGGTAAATTCAACTTTTAAAATGCCAATTTACGTTGGAAATAAGATTAATAACGCGATTAAAATTGCGAATCAGGAAAACGAAATTGCAAAAATAAAATCGGAAAAAACAGAAAATGATATTGAACTGGAAGTTGTTGCAAACTATCTGGCGATTTATAAAATGATGGAGCTTCAAAAAATATTTGAGGAAAACATCAAAGAAGAAAAAAGCCGATTAAAAGAAGTGCAATCGCTTCAAAAACACGGAACGGTTACGAAAAACGAAGTTATTCGTGCCGAATTACAGCTTTCAGATCGCGAATTGAATGCGTTAACTAACTCCAAAAACATTAAAATCGCACTTCACGATTTGAAGACTTTGATTCAGATTCCGGAAAATGAAGAAATTGCTATTGATACAACGTCAAGTTTAGACGAAATGAACGGTGTAGATCCTTATGATTTTTATCTAAGTAAGGCAATGCAGAATGAAGAAATGCGAATTGCAAGCCAAGAATTAAACATTAGTAAAACAGAATTGCAATTGGTAAAAGGTAATTATTTGCCAACTGTAGATTTCTTCGGGAATTATGGTTTTTATTATCCAAACTACAAATTTTTTCCGCCAAATCCGTACTTATACACTTTAGGACAAGTGGGAATCGAGGCACGTTTTGATCTTTCGTCTTTGTACAAAAACAAAACGAAAGTGGCAAAAGCGAGCACTAAAATCGATATGCAGAAAATGCAAACTGAAATTATAAAAGAAGAAATTCAAGATCAATTGTACAAAGAGCATACGCAGTATGAGGAAATCCTTGAAAAATTTGTCGTAGTTGATAAAGCTTTGGATTTAGCCGAAGAAAACTACCGAATCGTAAAACTGAAATATTTAAACCAATTGGTTTTAATTACCGAAATGGTCGATGCAGATAATGCGTTGCTTCAGGCAAAATACAACAAAATTTCTACGCGATTGGATGCTGTTTTGAAACATTATGAAATGATGCACACGGCTGGGATTATGCCTCAGAGTTAG
- a CDS encoding HlyD family secretion protein translates to MVKIKNETKRNKTFHILITIIACTLVISGVILGIWFYVFNRNHEETNDAQVEQYVTPIMSRITGYVQEVRFDENQFVYKGDTLVVIDNREYKSKLNVALADVQNAQQNSVVAQKNAINTASATAINEAQLEAAKANLWKTKLEYERYKALVSEEAATSQQLEKVKADYESAQAHFSEMRNRIHSATLSTSVAEANVPTTQTSIASKQAVADNAALFLSYTVITAPYDGWVGKRTLQPGQMVKEGQSLLSIVSKEKWITANFKETQLQYLTVGQEVEIKADAINDKVFVGTIASLSPASGARFSLLPPDNATGNFVKIEQRIPVRIQLKEQDKQTDFLRAGMNITVVAAHK, encoded by the coding sequence ATGGTTAAGATAAAAAATGAAACTAAAAGAAATAAAACGTTTCATATACTAATAACAATTATTGCGTGTACGCTGGTTATAAGCGGGGTTATTTTGGGAATTTGGTTTTATGTGTTTAACAGAAATCACGAGGAAACCAATGATGCGCAGGTGGAGCAGTATGTTACGCCAATTATGTCGAGAATTACAGGTTATGTGCAGGAAGTTCGTTTTGACGAAAACCAGTTTGTTTACAAAGGTGATACTTTGGTGGTGATCGATAACAGAGAATATAAATCGAAATTGAATGTGGCTCTTGCCGATGTTCAAAATGCGCAGCAAAATAGTGTTGTGGCTCAAAAAAATGCCATTAATACAGCAAGTGCAACGGCAATTAACGAAGCACAATTAGAAGCTGCTAAAGCGAACCTTTGGAAAACCAAACTGGAATACGAAAGATATAAAGCTTTGGTGAGTGAAGAAGCTGCAACTTCTCAACAACTAGAAAAAGTTAAAGCAGATTACGAGTCGGCGCAGGCGCATTTTTCGGAAATGAGAAACAGAATTCATTCGGCTACTTTAAGTACTTCTGTTGCTGAAGCGAATGTTCCAACAACACAAACAAGTATTGCTTCAAAACAAGCTGTTGCAGACAATGCGGCATTGTTTCTTTCGTACACAGTAATCACAGCGCCTTATGACGGATGGGTTGGAAAAAGAACTTTACAGCCAGGACAAATGGTAAAAGAAGGGCAGTCTTTACTTTCTATTGTAAGTAAAGAAAAATGGATTACGGCCAATTTTAAAGAAACGCAATTGCAATATTTAACTGTCGGACAAGAAGTAGAAATCAAAGCTGATGCTATAAACGACAAAGTTTTTGTGGGAACAATTGCTTCGTTATCGCCTGCGAGTGGTGCGAGATTCTCGTTGCTACCTCCAGATAATGCGACTGGAAACTTCGTAAAAATCGAACAGAGAATTCCGGTTAGAATTCAGTTAAAAGAACAAGACAAACAAACCGATTTTTTAAGAGCAGGAATGAATATTACAGTTGTTGCTGCACACAAATAA
- a CDS encoding MFS transporter codes for MEDKSIFKSWVPKWAIIIILFVCLLHSMILLGVYSSNVTYAASFLDIEPEDLQFAMCVTYGTLLATILIEGRFSSFFPAKNYLMAVYSLIGITIISSAYITNFPVFLLMRVAEGILMALPVITIRQLLIEQFNSKNAIIIGFSFYYGALLLSTPFIMNIAVWFLDHYDWKYMLYVSGGLQVLNVFLILVTFRGHRITKKIPLYQIDWMSYFLVLISILCGAYFFVYAEKKYWLQSSEMVLILMISLITGGLFIFKERLVKRPSFDFEVIKYANLRIGFLLFFLFYISRATLSLCHSAMFSIWNWDPSRVAGVQYINGLGNAIGLVLAAFFLMKSVSTKIIFMIGFTLIAIFHFWFTFLFVPDVALSDIIIPYILQGIGVGFLFVPLILFTTSSVPANMAVSSGIVGVSGRFWGSTVGFCIMQNAVVFLNKKHFLKLSQFVTGENPEAQQTIASTTQSFIAKGYSADNASTLALKKVFGTVAKQSTLLADMEIYTIVGYGLVVLIILIACNQHLRQTMTLVKSKIWIG; via the coding sequence ATGGAAGATAAAAGTATATTTAAATCATGGGTTCCAAAATGGGCGATCATTATTATTTTGTTCGTTTGTTTGCTGCATTCCATGATTTTATTGGGAGTTTATTCCTCAAACGTCACCTATGCAGCAAGTTTTCTGGATATTGAGCCCGAAGATTTGCAGTTCGCGATGTGTGTTACGTATGGAACACTGCTAGCAACCATTTTGATTGAAGGCCGATTCTCGAGTTTTTTTCCTGCAAAAAATTACCTGATGGCTGTTTATTCCTTAATCGGAATTACAATTATTTCATCGGCCTATATTACCAATTTTCCGGTTTTTTTATTGATGAGAGTTGCCGAAGGAATCCTGATGGCACTTCCTGTTATTACGATCAGGCAATTGCTTATAGAGCAGTTTAATTCTAAAAATGCCATTATTATTGGGTTTTCGTTTTATTACGGCGCTCTTTTATTATCAACGCCGTTTATTATGAATATCGCCGTGTGGTTTCTCGATCATTACGACTGGAAATATATGTTGTATGTTTCGGGTGGACTACAGGTTTTAAACGTCTTTTTAATCTTAGTTACTTTCAGAGGGCACCGAATTACAAAGAAAATCCCGTTATATCAAATCGACTGGATGAGTTATTTTTTGGTTTTAATTTCTATTCTTTGCGGTGCCTACTTTTTTGTTTATGCGGAGAAAAAATATTGGTTACAGTCTTCAGAAATGGTTTTAATACTGATGATTTCTCTTATTACGGGAGGATTATTCATCTTTAAAGAACGTTTGGTAAAAAGACCAAGTTTTGATTTTGAAGTGATAAAATACGCCAATCTGCGAATAGGATTTTTATTGTTTTTCCTTTTCTATATCAGCAGAGCGACGTTGAGTCTTTGTCATTCGGCGATGTTTTCCATCTGGAATTGGGATCCATCACGTGTGGCGGGCGTACAATACATCAACGGACTTGGAAATGCAATCGGACTTGTTTTGGCTGCTTTTTTTCTGATGAAATCTGTTTCTACTAAAATAATTTTCATGATTGGTTTTACGCTTATTGCTATTTTCCACTTCTGGTTTACGTTTCTTTTTGTGCCAGATGTTGCGCTGAGCGATATTATCATTCCATATATTTTGCAAGGAATCGGTGTAGGGTTTTTATTTGTTCCGCTCATCTTATTTACCACATCATCGGTTCCGGCAAATATGGCGGTTTCTTCAGGAATTGTTGGAGTTTCGGGCCGTTTCTGGGGAAGTACAGTTGGGTTTTGCATCATGCAGAATGCCGTTGTTTTCTTAAATAAAAAGCACTTCTTGAAATTAAGCCAATTTGTAACAGGAGAAAATCCCGAAGCGCAACAAACTATTGCAAGCACAACACAGAGTTTTATTGCCAAAGGGTATTCTGCAGATAATGCGAGTACTTTAGCCTTAAAGAAAGTTTTCGGAACGGTTGCTAAACAATCAACTTTATTGGCTGATATGGAAATTTATACGATTGTAGGGTACGGTTTAGTGGTTTTGATAATTCTTATTGCTTGCAATCAGCATTTGAGACAAACTATGACTTTGGTTAAAAGTAAAATTTGGATTGGCTAG
- a CDS encoding HAD family phosphatase, which produces MSQQCVIFDMDGVISHTNPHHVIAFEKFFDKYNIPYTNEEFEEHMYGKHNSYIMSHFFKRPITGEELLKLEDEKEGMFREIYKHKVDTIPFYLDFLSELKSHGFKTAVATSAPRANLDLIINTLKIAAKMDSMMSSEDVTFHKPNPEVYLKSAERVGVSPSDCVVFEDSFSGITAGLNAGMKVVGVLSTHTKEELPVCDFYINDYSEINVDKVLELLGKK; this is translated from the coding sequence ATGAGCCAGCAATGTGTAATTTTTGATATGGATGGAGTGATTTCGCATACCAATCCGCATCATGTAATCGCTTTTGAAAAGTTTTTCGATAAATATAATATTCCGTACACCAACGAAGAATTTGAAGAACATATGTACGGAAAACATAACAGTTATATCATGTCGCATTTCTTCAAGCGTCCAATTACAGGAGAAGAGCTTTTAAAACTCGAAGATGAAAAAGAAGGAATGTTTCGTGAAATTTATAAACATAAAGTCGATACAATTCCGTTTTATTTGGATTTTTTAAGCGAATTGAAATCTCATGGTTTCAAAACCGCAGTGGCTACATCGGCGCCGCGAGCCAATTTGGATTTAATTATAAATACCTTAAAAATTGCAGCCAAAATGGATTCGATGATGTCAAGCGAAGATGTTACATTTCATAAGCCAAATCCAGAAGTCTATTTAAAATCAGCTGAAAGAGTTGGCGTTTCTCCGTCGGATTGTGTGGTTTTCGAAGATTCTTTTTCAGGAATTACGGCAGGATTAAATGCCGGAATGAAAGTTGTTGGTGTTTTGAGCACGCATACAAAAGAAGAACTTCCTGTATGTGATTTTTATATCAATGATTATAGTGAGATTAATGTCGACAAGGTTTTAGAGCTTTTGGGTAAAAAGTAA
- a CDS encoding DUF1080 domain-containing protein has protein sequence MFKKTTFAFALLFILNSCLVQQKSLEINDWYAFTKSNTAQQEPSKVYEFTDGMIRMHGEDPSCLMTKKSYKNFELELEYRWNLDEKYKMKGVKNSGVMYNIPLDASDKIWPKGIQFQIKENTTGDFIFLDQVTAKVNGKLVEAGASVVSPKFSENEKPYGEWNVVVIKSLNGKIKQYLNGKLVNECTEASSTEGKISLNYERSPIDFRNIQIKDISK, from the coding sequence ATGTTCAAAAAAACAACTTTTGCTTTTGCTTTACTTTTTATTCTAAATTCATGTCTGGTTCAGCAAAAAAGTTTAGAAATAAACGATTGGTATGCTTTTACTAAATCCAATACCGCGCAACAGGAACCATCAAAAGTATATGAGTTCACAGATGGAATGATTCGCATGCATGGTGAAGATCCAAGTTGTTTGATGACGAAAAAAAGCTATAAAAACTTTGAGCTTGAGCTTGAGTACAGATGGAATCTTGACGAGAAATACAAAATGAAAGGCGTGAAAAACAGCGGCGTGATGTATAATATTCCGCTAGATGCTTCTGATAAAATCTGGCCAAAAGGAATTCAGTTTCAAATAAAAGAAAATACTACGGGCGATTTTATCTTTTTGGATCAAGTAACAGCAAAAGTAAACGGAAAATTAGTTGAAGCCGGCGCAAGTGTAGTTTCTCCTAAATTTTCAGAAAACGAGAAACCTTATGGCGAATGGAATGTAGTTGTTATTAAATCATTAAACGGAAAAATCAAGCAATATTTAAACGGAAAATTAGTAAACGAATGCACGGAAGCCTCTTCTACAGAAGGCAAAATTTCTTTGAATTATGAGCGTTCGCCAATTGATTTTAGAAATATCCAGATAAAAGACATTTCGAAATAA
- a CDS encoding dipeptidase: MENIKSYVQQHKDRFINELIELLKIPSVSADTAYSQDVIDTAEAVKESLSKAGCDYVETCDTPGYPIIYGEKIIDPNLPTVLVYGHYDVQPPDPLELWTSPPFEPVIKTTEIHPEGAIFARGACDDKGQMYMHVKALEYMVQNNELPCNVKFMIEGEEEVGSASLAWFVERNQEKLKNDVILISDTGMISNQQPSITTGLRGLSYVEVEVTGPNRDLHSGLYGGAVANPINILAKMIASLHDEDNHITIPGFYDKVQELSAEERAEMAKAPFNLEKYKKALDIADVYGEKGYVTNERNSIRPTLDVNGIWGGYTGEGAKTVIASKAFAKISMRLVPNQDWEEITELFTKHFTSIAPAGVTVKVTPHHGGQGYVTPIDSIGYQAANKAYTETFGVPAIPVRSGGSIPIVALFEKELKSKTILMGFGLDSDAIHSPNEHFGIFNYLKGIETIPLFYKYFVELSK; the protein is encoded by the coding sequence ATGGAAAATATTAAGTCCTACGTTCAACAACATAAAGATCGGTTTATCAATGAATTGATCGAATTATTAAAGATTCCGTCGGTAAGTGCCGACACTGCATATTCACAAGATGTTATTGACACAGCAGAGGCTGTAAAAGAAAGTTTATCAAAAGCAGGGTGCGATTATGTCGAAACTTGCGACACTCCAGGTTACCCAATTATCTACGGAGAGAAAATAATCGACCCAAATCTTCCAACGGTTTTAGTTTACGGACACTACGATGTTCAACCGCCAGATCCATTAGAATTATGGACTTCGCCACCTTTTGAACCCGTTATCAAAACGACAGAAATTCACCCAGAAGGCGCAATCTTCGCGCGTGGAGCATGTGACGACAAAGGTCAGATGTACATGCACGTAAAAGCGTTAGAATATATGGTGCAAAACAATGAATTGCCATGTAACGTAAAATTCATGATCGAAGGCGAGGAAGAAGTTGGTTCAGCAAGTTTGGCTTGGTTCGTAGAGCGCAATCAAGAAAAATTGAAAAACGATGTGATTTTGATTTCTGATACCGGAATGATTTCAAACCAGCAACCGTCAATCACAACAGGTTTAAGAGGTTTGAGTTATGTTGAGGTCGAAGTTACAGGTCCAAATCGTGATTTGCATTCAGGTTTATACGGCGGAGCAGTGGCGAATCCAATTAATATTTTGGCAAAAATGATCGCTTCGCTTCACGACGAAGACAATCATATTACGATTCCAGGATTCTACGATAAAGTTCAGGAATTATCTGCAGAAGAAAGAGCTGAAATGGCAAAAGCGCCTTTCAACTTAGAAAAATACAAAAAAGCTTTAGACATTGCTGATGTTTACGGCGAAAAAGGATATGTAACAAACGAACGCAATTCTATCCGTCCAACTTTAGACGTAAACGGAATTTGGGGCGGTTATACTGGCGAAGGAGCAAAAACAGTTATTGCGAGTAAAGCTTTTGCTAAAATCTCAATGCGTTTGGTTCCGAATCAGGATTGGGAAGAGATTACAGAATTATTTACAAAACATTTTACAAGTATCGCTCCGGCCGGAGTTACAGTAAAAGTGACGCCTCATCACGGTGGACAAGGTTATGTAACGCCAATTGACAGCATCGGATATCAGGCAGCAAATAAAGCGTATACAGAAACGTTTGGAGTTCCTGCAATTCCGGTTCGTTCAGGAGGAAGTATTCCAATTGTGGCTTTGTTCGAAAAAGAATTGAAAAGCAAAACAATCCTTATGGGATTTGGTTTGGATAGCGATGCTATTCACTCGCCAAACGAGCATTTCGGAATCTTTAATTACTTGAAAGGAATTGAAACTATTCCGTTGTTTTACAAGTATTTTGTGGAATTAAGTAAATAA